AGATATAGCTCAGTGTTGGGAAACTTAATGGTCACAAGGCTCTGGATCTTGATCCTCAGTATCTCAAAGATAGCAATCCACCTGgccctctgcctctcaagtattgggattacaggcataatcTACCACACATGGCTGAGAGGCCCTGAGGTGAAGAAATCATTCCAACTCAGGACTCCACCAACAATTCCCACTACAAATCACTTCCATCCTGTTCCTGCTAACAGGCACAGGAAAACATAGTTTCCTGTCAATGATAGACATTAGCCATGTGTGGACAGTAAAGGCAAAAAGGACCCAAACCCATGAAAACCAGTTGCATGTCTGGGTAAAGCATGGGTAGTGCACCCCAGTAATCCCAGGGccaggaggttgaggcaagaggagCTGCAGTTCTAGGCTAGCCTCGGCTATATAGTGCTTTTGAGACCTATGTGACCTACATGAGAGCCTCCTTTAAAACAAAGGCATGGACATTAGCCTATACTAATATGTCATTACCAACTCACCAATCATATCAAGTAGATCACATAAATGTATGACACTGATGTACTAGAAGAAACTAGTTACAGTGTATATGGGCTCTATCCAGTGTATTATAGGTTTAGCTTTTCCTAAACATATAATCCTAAAAACTAAACACTCATGAAAACTTAGTAAGACTTTGTAGCAGAGGGCCAAGCTCTCCATCACTTCCAAGGGACCAGGCTATAGTTCCAACCCTTTACGTTACCTTCAGCCCGCAGCGGTAAGCCTCCACTTTATCCAGGTCCAGACAGACAGTTTCCTCCTCTGTCAGCCTCGCTTCATAGACCTTCAGCATGTCTTCCGTTTGCAGAATAGCCTGGAGAAGGGCTCTCACAGAGCACAGGCTGCAAAGAGCAAAAGATGTCGCTAAAGTTTCCAGTGACGTGATAGATAGCTACTATTGGCTTTCAGTCACTTTTGGGAAACGGGGTGATGTAAAAGCAGTTGAGAAGAGGGTGGGTGTCTTTAAGGAACAAGCTCCAATAGGCCAATCACACATAATGTGTGGGGCAGACGTGGTtcaggatagcttggttcctggtcgagcacaggcctcgaaccccggaCCCTAATGGGACGACAATAGGTTTTCagccagaaaccaagctatcctttcacagacTTCTGCCCCACAATAATGAATGAAATCAGGCAAGAATGAAGCTTGACAGGGTTGACGATGTGGTCCGTTGAGAGAGCAGTCACCCTCGGCTCTAACCCACacaccaaaggaaaaacaaacggAAATTTGAAAGTGCCAACTATTCCTGAGCGGTATTAGCGGTGCACACCTGTTTAAGTAGCCATCTGTGACCCCGTTGATATTCTCCAGCTTCTGAAATAGTCCAAATATCTCATTCTGCAGATAGCAGTATTTTTCAGACCCTCGGAAGTTGGCAAGCATGTCTTTAAGCTGATTGAGAACCTCGGCCAGGGCTTGTGAGTCGTTCTGTACGCTCTGTCAAGAAAGGAGGGGGGACACACATGATTTAAGGTATGCAGCATGCTGTTCTGCTCTGGATAGCAAAGGTTACTGTTTCCTGCCAGGTACCTACCGCATTgcttgtatacatgcatatggtAAGAGCACCTAAAATCTACTCTCTCAGAAAATTTCAATAAATACATTATTACCTGCAGTCCCCTGCCGCATACCAGATCTCAGATTCATCTTACTGCAAACGTGTACCCTTTGACCTACATCTCCACACTTCCTCCCTGGCCCACCCCTAGTCATCACTAGGCATTTGACTCCTTATTACATTGTACATGTGAGTGAGATGGCatactgtctgtctttctgccctTGGTCCATTTCATTCAGCCTAAAATCCTCCAGATTCACATAAttctcaatttttctttcttttttaaaaactggataatAGTCCATGTTGGGTTGGAGAAGCTCAGTGGTTAGTAGcctgcactgctcttgcagaagacctaagttgggttcccagcacctgcctaTAATGTCAGCtataggggatctgacaccttcttctgacttctgtgagaACCTATACTCGTGTGCGTATACCTCCCTGACTTTgccataaatttaaataaatatatcttccaTAGTGTAAATATACTATGCtaagcatatataatatatgcatatatattatacgTGCTTCTTAAGATTAGCTTTTAACCTTAAAAACATCTTTAGTGTAGCAATAGAAAATACACTTGCCTATAAACTTGCTTGTACACCATGTACACCATGGGGTGGTTTTCCTCATTTACAGATAGACATAAGACCTGTGGGATCAGGAGATTAGTGTTAGCAGCTCCTACCTTGAGCTCATTGATTTTCACGGTGATGTGGTGTGTGGAGCCTTGGTCTGTGAGCAGGAGATTTTTAAGCGTCATCCTGGCCTCACAATGCTCCATCTGCCTGCGGATCTTCTGCAGTTCCATCAGCAGCCATGTCTCCTGTTTGTCATTTTCTCTGTTGGTTTCAATCACTTTATTGTGGTTGACATCTTGGCAGGTACCCAGGTGAGTGATTTCAGTTTTGGTGACTGTAAAAATAAGTTAGGACCATAAGTATGAAAGGCTGCCAAGCTGACAAGGTGCTTGAAACTTAAACTGCATGAAAGTATGCCTCCTCCCTGCGACTTGATTCTAGAACTCCAGTATACAAATTGTTTTATATATCCGCTATGTAGTAGATAAGGCATATTGTCCCTCAAGGATTCCTGTGCCAGAAGACTGGTCCCTAATATAAAAGTCCTGACGCAGCAGGTCCTTTAAGAGGTAGGCCTAGTGGATGATTAGATTATGAAGGAACCACCCTCAGCAAGGATGACTGTCCATCTCCTGGGAGATGGTTAAATCCCTGGCACTATTCAGACCTCAATAGAGTGATTCCTTCTAAAGGCATCCCATCCTTTCTACATGCCACCGTACCCACTTCTGCTTCTCTGTTGAATTATGACAAAGCCATGGGTCACTCACCAGGCCCCATACTGTTTCCCACCCATTAAATAAGCatcttttctttacaaattatccagtttcaggtattttgttatgtcAACACATAGCATACTACGTGTCTTTCAAAGGAACAGTTTTACACAGGTGGCTTTCCTTTTCAAACTACCTATCTGGCTGATGCTAAGAAAACAGATGCTCCCCGGGCTGACCTGTCTGGTGCTGGGGGTGGCCAGGAAGCTGAATGACCAGGGTCTGGTAATGTTTCTGGGCATCAGTGAACTGAGACTGCATCCTCCGTTTGTCATCGTCTCCAAACATCTCCGAGCCTTGGCTGTTTTTGATGAAATCTTGGTAATGGAGCTCAAGGTCTTCAATGGTCTTCATgtaatcttcctgtctcatcGTTTTCAGCTAGAAGCAAATCAGGCACGGTGAGTTGAGAGACATGAATGCCCCCGTACCCCCATGCAAGGCAGAGTGGGCAGGGCAACCCTCATCATAGGCTAAGATATAAAAGGTCTTGGGGGCTTCATAGGTGTTGCCAAGAAGCACAGCAGTAGCCGGCCAGTGGCTTTTTCCTTCACAGGATATTTTTCTTCAAACACAATAGTATGAAGAAACTCAACTGTAAAATAGAGCAAATGCAGCCTAGCCATTCTAAAAAGATAAAGGACTCAAGGGCCCAAAAACTTCCCATCCTGCCTCCTTCACTTCGTTTATCACTTCGCTAAAGGACTATTCAACCCAAGGCTCTGCCAACCACACCTTAAGGACCTCTGACTTAGAGGGATGTTTTCAGACTTCTTCCAAGAATCCTCTTGACTTCCCCTCTCTGCCTTGTTCCAGTGGATATGTATGACCTCATTCCCATTATCTCTAAGGGGATGGGGGCCCACACTGTCTTTTCCATAAGTATTTTTGGCTTGTCAGGTCCCTTCAGGGGGTATATCTATTTGTCTCCAAACCAGCCATGTGCTGATTCCACCTTGTTTTGTAGTGCTAGCAGaagaacccaaggcttcatgcatgctttCTATCCCGAGCCCCAACCCTTTCTGTGCAGTAGTGGACAGACCAGTCCTGTGAAAGGCTAAAGAGGCCTCACATGGTGGGACACAAGATCTTCATCTGTTCAGTGAACAGTTGCACTGGCCACGTGGCCCTTTAGGCAGCCGAGAGCATCGGAGACATATAGATAGTCATGGCTCTGATCTTCTCAATGTCAATCATGCAGTAGTGCCAAGACACCAGGCTCTTCATGTTGATGTAGAGCTGGTTCCACAGAGCCAAGATGGCTTCATAGTACTGCTCAATCCTGGAAGGCAGAAAGGGAAAACATTCCAGTCCAAACAGAAAATCTAGACGGGTTTGCACAACTAACTGCCCATAAGTCTAAACCAAACTTTACAGAGTGATTGTGTAATTTTCAAAACTGTCAACATGTCAATAGATTCAGACTAACCCACTTCCCAGAAGTATACTCTCGACTTTATCTATAGTTACATAGATCATTCAAATCATCCTGGTTGAGATAGGCTATCTGATTCTTCGTTGTATTGATGGTTAGCAGCATTTTGATTCGCATAGAGTTTAAACGCTGACAATTCCTGAACTCTgggcaggaaaggaaggcagggcaTTTCCCAACACTTCTCACTCAGTGTGAGGCTAAGAATTCCAGTCTAAAGCATGTGAAAGAATCTGTTGTGGACAAGGCCCATAAAATGCGTGTTCTACCTGCTGTCCTACCTGGGGCATGTCATATTGATGACTACTTTTGAAATAACTGATTTgctttaaaaacaacacaaaaacaacaaacaaaaacaaaaccagaagcttcAAAGGTATGGCAAGTGTCACTCATGCTTGCCCCCTGGCTCTCTGATATGGTAGATGTTCTCTTTTATCCATGAATAAATCTTCAACATAACTTGTGACTACATGAAGTGGCTTTTCTGGGGGTGGTTACAGTGAGAAAACACTGCTGTGAGCCGTTTGCTCAGGGCCCCATCCCTCCTGCCCCACCACTCAGAGTCAGGGCTGCTAGGAACTTCAGAACTTACTTGCACGAAAGGTCCACAGCCAGGGGTTTTGGGGGCGGGATGATCAGGCCCACGGAAGGGACGAGCATGTCGACGCCTCCAGGGCCAGTCACGTACCACTTGCTGCGTCATTGTTGTCCTTCAGGATACACTCATCCCCTTTGTGTACAATTTTCTGCCAAAGAAACGGGGATGAAAGTTGAAAAACATGTGAACTGTCTGTCCTCCTATGCTTCCCCCATCAAATGGAGACAATCACGACACTCCCAAGCAAGACCTGTGGTAAATAATACATGTGAACCAAAAGGGGATCGGCAAAGTCAGCTGCATCTAAGTGAGTGAGAGACTCTGAAGATCGCCCAGGAGTGTGAGAAAGTCTCAGCCACAGGCAAACCTTCATcatattttcttcctgttttgaaCTTATGCTTTGTATATTAGACTTTAATATAGGGGAATCATTTGTCTCGGTCATATTTGCTCTTAAATAGACATCAGTCtgttaaaagaagaagaagaagaagaagaagaagaagaagaagaagaagaagaagaagaagaagaagaagaagaagaagaaaaagtaacCTTCTATGTGAACTTCCACCTAGCTTCGTGGCTCaggcctgcagtcccagctaCTCATGAGGCACTGGCAGGAGGGTTACACATTCAAAGACTGCCTGGGATAATGAGCAAGATTAAGGGTAACCTGTTAAATTTAGTAATATCGtatctcaacataataaatacaaaaaaaaaaaaaaaaaaaaaaaaaaggcctggacATACAGCTCAGTGGTACTGTGACTGCCAGCCATGTGTGAGACCCTAGGTTCAGTGgtcaatacattaaaaaaaaaattcaaataattaaTTCCAGCCCCTGGACCCCTTTATTGAGGTGGGATTGCACTGTGTAGCCTGGATGGGATGGCCtaaagctcactctgtagaccacgatgatctggaactcagagatccttctgaaTGTGAAGAATAAGGTATGTGCCACGACACCTGGCCATATATATACGGCTTCTTAATATGGCTACTGAAGGGCTAGAGGTGCAGCTTAGTGACAAAGTGCTTTCTTAGCCCCATCTCTCGCACCACAGAAGAAGAGAACGTAaactaataacaaaaaaacaaaacaaacaaacaaacaaaaaaaacccaaaaacccaacCTGCGTACTAAGGCAACTGTCCTATCTGAACATAAAATTTCACCTCATATTTCAATCCAAtcgtctttctttttttctttcctttccttactttcttcctttctgttttgtttgttgttattcttttttttttttttttttaagatttattcatttattttatgtatatgagtacaccattgctctcttcagacacaccagaagagggcatcagatccca
This Arvicanthis niloticus isolate mArvNil1 unplaced genomic scaffold, mArvNil1.pat.X pat_scaffold_912_arrow_ctg1, whole genome shotgun sequence DNA region includes the following protein-coding sequences:
- the LOC143433811 gene encoding desmoplakin-like, with amino-acid sequence MRQEDYMKTIEDLELHYQDFIKNSQGSEMFGDDDKRRMQSQFTDAQKHYQTLVIQLPGHPQHQTVTKTEITHLGTCQDVNHNKVIETNRENDKQETWLLMELQKIRRQMEHCEARMTLKNLLLTDQGSTHHITVKINELKSVQNDSQALAEVLNQLKDMLANFRGSEKYCYLQNEIFGLFQKLENINGVTDGYLNSLCSVRALLQAILQTEDMLKVYEARLTEEETVCLDLDKVEAYRCGLK